A genomic window from Micromonospora ferruginea includes:
- a CDS encoding GNAT family N-acetyltransferase, whose protein sequence is MTERGDITIRPGGPADAPIVLRLFDSAIAWLTERGRPEQWGTDAASTDPRRIDQAEGYAHGDGLWFAEIDGTAAGALVVGAATEYVPAATEPELYVNLLVTDRAYAGRGVGARLLAHAADLARERGLGLLRVDCFRSPDRALVRFYEGCGFTATDPFTVVRPGRPPWPGQVLARRLD, encoded by the coding sequence ATGACCGAACGGGGAGACATCACCATCCGACCGGGCGGCCCGGCGGACGCGCCGATCGTGCTGCGGCTGTTCGACAGCGCCATCGCCTGGCTGACCGAACGCGGCCGGCCGGAGCAGTGGGGCACCGACGCGGCCTCGACCGATCCGCGCCGGATCGACCAGGCCGAGGGCTACGCCCACGGCGACGGCCTGTGGTTCGCCGAGATCGACGGCACGGCGGCCGGTGCGCTGGTGGTCGGCGCGGCGACGGAGTACGTGCCGGCGGCCACCGAGCCCGAGCTGTACGTGAACCTGCTGGTCACGGACCGGGCGTACGCGGGCCGGGGGGTCGGCGCGCGGCTGCTGGCGCACGCGGCGGACCTGGCCCGCGAGCGCGGGCTGGGCCTGCTGCGGGTGGACTGCTTCCGCAGCCCGGACCGGGCGCTGGTGCGCTTCTACGAGGGCTGCGGCTTCACCGCCACCGACCCGTTCACGGTGGTCCGGCCGGGTCGGCCGCCGTGGCCGGGGCAGGTGCTGGCCCGCCGGCTCGACTGA
- a CDS encoding UBP-type zinc finger domain-containing protein codes for MSCQHLTDTGDAEPVTTTECPDCVAVGNRDWVHLRACLSCGHVGCCDSSPYQHASKHYESAGHPVMRSIEPGESWRWCFVDEEIG; via the coding sequence ATGAGCTGCCAGCACCTGACCGACACCGGTGACGCCGAGCCGGTCACCACCACCGAGTGCCCGGACTGCGTGGCCGTCGGCAACCGGGACTGGGTGCACCTGCGCGCCTGCCTGAGCTGCGGGCACGTGGGCTGCTGCGACTCCTCGCCCTACCAGCACGCCAGCAAGCACTACGAGTCGGCCGGACACCCGGTGATGCGCTCGATCGAGCCCGGGGAGTCGTGGCGCTGGTGCTTCGTCGACGAGGAGATCGGCTGA
- a CDS encoding Na+/H+ antiporter: MEALFEVVVILAIATFGAALARRLGLLAPILLVVLGLALSFLPFFPHVRLDPDLVLVGILPPLLYVAAVNTSVPAFRLNLRPILLLAVGLVIFTAFVVGTVVHLFLPDLPYAICLALGAVVAPPDAVAATAVARRVGLPRRVVTILEGESLVNDATALVLLRVAIVAATASSGGVGVGEVAREVLVAAGGGIVVGLLGVVVFGYLHKLITDPVLDNALSLIVPFAVVYAAEEIHASGVVAVVVTGLGIGHKLPMLMSAASRLQVTAFWRLIQFLLEGLVFLLVGLQLPEVVRDLDEPFGSLVAITAGVLVAVFLARFVWMFPATYLARLVPRVRQRDPAPPVQFPIVIGWAGMRGVVTLAAALGLPLTLADDRPYPRALLIWLAFAVIVATLVGQGATLPWLARRLRLPPDDPVQDALSAAGVQQRASRAALERLDAMADDAPPAVVERLRGLTTSRSNMAWERLGGTDRETPSQAYARLRQEMIDAEREVFRAARDSGQIPEEVLTRAYRDLDLEESLLRQEVAE, translated from the coding sequence ATGGAAGCTCTGTTCGAGGTCGTGGTGATCCTCGCGATCGCCACGTTCGGCGCGGCGCTGGCCCGCCGGCTCGGGTTGCTCGCCCCGATCCTGCTCGTCGTACTCGGCCTCGCGCTGTCCTTCCTGCCGTTCTTCCCGCACGTGCGGCTCGACCCGGACCTGGTGCTCGTCGGCATCCTGCCGCCGCTGCTCTACGTGGCGGCGGTGAACACCTCGGTGCCGGCGTTCCGGCTCAACCTGCGGCCGATCCTGCTGCTCGCGGTCGGGCTGGTGATCTTCACCGCGTTCGTGGTGGGCACCGTCGTGCACCTGTTCCTGCCCGACCTGCCGTACGCGATCTGCCTGGCGCTGGGCGCGGTGGTGGCGCCGCCCGACGCGGTCGCCGCCACCGCGGTGGCCCGCCGGGTCGGGCTGCCCCGGCGGGTGGTCACCATCCTGGAGGGCGAGAGCCTGGTCAACGACGCCACCGCGCTGGTGCTGCTGCGGGTGGCGATCGTCGCCGCCACCGCCAGCAGCGGCGGTGTCGGCGTCGGCGAGGTGGCCCGGGAGGTGCTGGTCGCCGCCGGCGGCGGCATCGTGGTCGGGCTGCTCGGCGTCGTGGTCTTCGGCTACCTGCACAAGCTCATCACCGACCCGGTGCTCGACAACGCGCTGTCGCTGATCGTGCCGTTCGCCGTGGTGTACGCCGCCGAGGAGATCCACGCCTCCGGCGTGGTCGCGGTGGTGGTGACCGGGCTCGGCATCGGGCACAAGCTGCCGATGCTCATGTCGGCCGCCTCCCGCCTGCAGGTGACCGCGTTCTGGCGGCTGATCCAGTTCCTGCTGGAAGGGCTGGTGTTCCTGCTGGTCGGGCTGCAACTGCCCGAGGTCGTGCGCGACCTCGACGAACCGTTCGGGTCGCTGGTCGCGATCACCGCCGGGGTGCTGGTCGCCGTCTTCCTGGCCCGGTTCGTCTGGATGTTCCCGGCCACCTACCTGGCCCGGCTGGTGCCCCGGGTGCGGCAGCGCGACCCCGCCCCGCCGGTGCAGTTCCCCATCGTCATCGGCTGGGCCGGCATGCGCGGCGTGGTGACCCTGGCCGCCGCGCTGGGCCTGCCGCTCACCCTCGCCGACGACCGGCCGTACCCGCGTGCGCTGCTCATCTGGCTGGCCTTCGCGGTGATCGTGGCGACCCTGGTCGGGCAGGGCGCCACGCTGCCCTGGCTGGCCCGGCGGCTGCGACTGCCCCCGGACGACCCGGTGCAGGACGCGCTCTCCGCCGCCGGCGTGCAGCAGCGGGCCAGCCGGGCCGCCCTCGAACGGCTCGACGCGATGGCCGACGACGCGCCGCCGGCCGTGGTGGAGCGGCTGCGCGGGTTGACCACGTCCCGGTCCAACATGGCCTGGGAACGGCTCGGCGGCACCGACCGGGAGACCCCCTCCCAGGCGTACGCGCGGCTGCGACAGGAGATGATCGACGCCGAGCGGGAGGTGTTCCGGGCCGCCCGCGACTCCGGCCAGATCCCGGAGGAGGTGCTCACCCGCGCCTACCGTGATCTGGACCTGGAGGAGTCCCTGCTACGACAGGAGGTTGCCGAATGA
- a CDS encoding TIGR03885 family FMN-dependent LLM class oxidoreductase: MTAFGFHASHEQIHPAKLLEAVIHAERAGFDAAMCSDHFSPWSERQGQSGFAWSWLGAALQATNLSFGVVNAPGQRYHPAIIAQAIGTLGAMYPGRFWAALGTGEASNEHITGEVWPRKELRNARLRECVDVIRALLAGEEVSHDGLVTVDRAKLWTRPEEPPALVGAAVSVATARWCAEWADGLITVNAPLDHLRQMIDAYRDAGGRGPLHLQVHVSWAPEQAEAEAIAYEQWRSNVFAPPVCWDLETAEHFDVASADVPMSKVTDTVNVSADLGRHVGWLQDYVELGFDQIALHHVGQEQRAFLDAFGAEVLPKVRPTA, encoded by the coding sequence ATGACGGCGTTCGGCTTCCACGCATCCCACGAGCAGATCCACCCGGCCAAGCTGCTGGAGGCGGTGATCCACGCCGAACGCGCCGGCTTCGACGCGGCCATGTGTTCCGACCACTTCTCGCCGTGGAGCGAGCGGCAGGGCCAGTCCGGGTTCGCCTGGTCCTGGCTCGGCGCCGCGCTCCAGGCCACCAACCTGTCCTTCGGCGTGGTCAACGCGCCCGGCCAGCGCTACCACCCGGCGATCATCGCGCAGGCCATCGGCACGCTCGGCGCCATGTACCCGGGCCGGTTCTGGGCCGCGCTCGGCACCGGCGAGGCGAGCAACGAGCACATCACCGGCGAGGTGTGGCCGCGCAAGGAGCTGCGCAACGCCCGCCTGCGCGAGTGCGTCGACGTGATCCGCGCGCTGCTGGCCGGCGAGGAGGTCAGCCACGACGGCCTGGTCACCGTGGACCGGGCGAAGCTGTGGACCCGCCCCGAGGAGCCGCCGGCCCTGGTCGGCGCCGCGGTCAGCGTCGCCACCGCCCGCTGGTGCGCCGAGTGGGCCGACGGGCTGATCACGGTCAACGCGCCGCTCGACCACCTTCGCCAGATGATCGACGCCTACCGGGACGCCGGCGGTCGCGGGCCGCTGCACCTCCAGGTGCACGTGAGCTGGGCGCCCGAGCAGGCCGAGGCCGAGGCGATCGCGTACGAGCAGTGGCGCAGCAACGTCTTCGCCCCGCCGGTCTGCTGGGACCTGGAGACCGCCGAGCACTTCGACGTGGCCAGCGCGGACGTGCCGATGTCGAAGGTCACCGACACCGTCAACGTCTCCGCCGACCTGGGCCGGCACGTCGGCTGGCTCCAGGACTACGTGGAGCTGGGCTTCGACCAGATCGCCCTGCACCACGTCGGGCAGGAGCAGCGCGCGTTCCTGGACGCGTTCGGCGCCGAGGTGCTGCCGAAGGTACGCCCGACCGCGTGA
- a CDS encoding NADP-dependent succinic semialdehyde dehydrogenase, which translates to MPIATTNPATGQVLKTYDAMSDEQIDAAIERADLAYRQLRDTTIAQRARWLTAAADLLDAERDETARLMTTEMGKTFAAAKAEVTKCATACRFYAAKAPEMLADEPADAAAVKAKRAYVRYQPIGPVLAVMPWNFPLWQVMRFAAPALMAGNTGLLKHASNVPQTALYLEDVFRRAGFPEGAFTTLLVGSDAVERVLTDPRVRAATLTGSEPAGRSIAEIAGREIKKTVLELGGSDPFVVMPSADLDRAAEVATTARCQNNGQSCIAAKRFIVHTDVFDAFAEKFAARMSALRVGDPMDENTDVGPLASERGRDEVHDQVTDAVNQGATVLCGGEKPASDGWFYPPTVVTDLRPEMRMWGEEVFGPVAGLYRVGSYDEAIEVANGTSFGLGSNAWTTDPAEQERFAVDLDAGNVFVNGMTTSYPELPFGGVKNSGYGRELSALGMREFCNTKTVWIGEGEAGAGAGAHAE; encoded by the coding sequence ATGCCCATCGCCACCACCAATCCCGCCACCGGACAGGTGCTCAAGACGTACGACGCGATGTCGGACGAGCAGATCGACGCCGCGATCGAGCGGGCCGACCTCGCGTACCGGCAGTTGCGTGACACCACCATCGCGCAGCGGGCCCGCTGGCTCACCGCCGCCGCCGACCTGCTCGACGCCGAGCGCGACGAGACCGCCCGGCTGATGACCACCGAGATGGGCAAGACGTTCGCCGCCGCGAAGGCGGAGGTCACCAAGTGCGCCACCGCCTGCCGCTTCTACGCCGCGAAGGCGCCGGAGATGCTCGCCGACGAGCCCGCCGACGCCGCCGCGGTCAAGGCGAAGCGGGCGTACGTCCGCTACCAGCCGATCGGCCCGGTGCTCGCGGTGATGCCGTGGAACTTCCCGCTGTGGCAGGTGATGCGCTTCGCCGCGCCGGCCCTGATGGCCGGCAACACCGGCCTGCTCAAGCACGCCTCCAACGTGCCGCAGACCGCGCTCTACCTGGAGGACGTGTTCCGCCGCGCCGGATTCCCCGAAGGCGCGTTCACCACGTTGCTGGTCGGCTCCGACGCGGTCGAGCGGGTGCTCACCGACCCGCGGGTGCGCGCGGCCACGCTCACCGGCAGCGAGCCGGCCGGCCGCTCCATCGCCGAGATCGCCGGCCGGGAGATCAAGAAGACCGTGCTGGAGTTGGGCGGCAGCGACCCGTTCGTGGTGATGCCCTCGGCCGACCTGGACCGGGCCGCCGAGGTGGCCACCACCGCCCGCTGCCAGAACAACGGCCAGTCCTGCATCGCGGCCAAGCGGTTCATCGTGCACACCGACGTCTTCGACGCGTTCGCCGAGAAGTTCGCGGCCCGGATGTCGGCGCTGCGGGTCGGCGACCCGATGGACGAGAACACCGACGTCGGCCCGCTGGCCAGCGAGCGCGGCCGGGACGAGGTGCACGACCAGGTGACCGATGCGGTGAACCAGGGCGCGACCGTGCTCTGCGGCGGCGAGAAGCCGGCCTCCGACGGCTGGTTCTACCCGCCGACCGTGGTCACCGACCTGCGCCCGGAGATGCGGATGTGGGGCGAGGAGGTGTTCGGCCCGGTCGCCGGGCTCTACCGGGTCGGCTCGTACGACGAGGCGATCGAGGTGGCCAACGGCACCAGCTTCGGCCTCGGCTCCAACGCCTGGACCACCGACCCGGCGGAGCAGGAGCGCTTCGCGGTCGACCTGGACGCCGGCAACGTGTTCGTCAACGGCATGACCACGTCCTATCCGGAGCTGCCGTTCGGCGGCGTGAAGAACTCCGGGTACGGCCGGGAGCTGTCCGCCCTGGGCATGCGCGAGTTCTGCAACACCAAGACGGTGTGGATCGGCGAGGGCGAGGCCGGGGCGGGCGCCGGCGCGCACGCCGAGTGA
- a CDS encoding DUF6343 family protein: MTRSQPRRARGTVGHANSALNLRLALALFGLVVMAVLAVFAFAADLAWLGVVCAVLAVVAVVDLVVIQRRRAARRREEPGVRHSLFE; encoded by the coding sequence ATGACCCGATCACAGCCCCGCCGCGCCCGAGGCACGGTCGGCCACGCGAACAGCGCGCTCAACCTGCGCCTCGCGCTGGCGCTGTTCGGCCTGGTCGTGATGGCCGTCCTCGCGGTGTTCGCGTTCGCCGCCGACCTGGCCTGGCTGGGCGTCGTCTGCGCGGTCCTCGCCGTGGTGGCCGTGGTCGATCTGGTCGTCATCCAGCGCCGTCGCGCCGCCCGCCGCCGGGAGGAGCCGGGCGTGCGGCACTCGCTGTTCGAGTGA
- a CDS encoding antibiotic biosynthesis monooxygenase yields MTTMQAGPVTVAVSRRADPARTGEMVAWMRAGTALAESFPGFLGAGFVRSAPGSGEWHVMYRFADADTLHHWEDSPQRHWWLSSAQGIVEHTRVERRTGIEGWFDAPVDHVVETFGEPEPAVPAAPPRWKQAVTIWLAFFPLSLTATLLTARFAAGVPLAGRTLLMTLVLTPLMTYLVLPRITRALHWWLHGQPAPWRR; encoded by the coding sequence ATGACCACGATGCAGGCGGGGCCCGTGACCGTCGCCGTGTCCCGGCGCGCCGACCCGGCGCGTACCGGGGAGATGGTGGCGTGGATGCGGGCCGGGACGGCGCTCGCGGAGAGCTTCCCCGGGTTCCTGGGCGCCGGCTTCGTCCGCAGCGCGCCCGGGTCCGGGGAATGGCACGTGATGTACCGCTTCGCCGACGCGGACACGCTGCACCACTGGGAGGACTCGCCGCAGCGGCACTGGTGGCTGAGTTCCGCGCAGGGCATCGTGGAGCACACCCGGGTGGAGCGCCGCACCGGCATCGAGGGCTGGTTCGACGCGCCGGTGGACCACGTGGTGGAGACGTTCGGCGAGCCCGAGCCGGCCGTCCCGGCCGCGCCGCCGCGCTGGAAGCAGGCGGTCACCATCTGGTTGGCGTTCTTCCCGCTGAGCCTCACCGCGACGCTGCTGACCGCCCGGTTCGCCGCCGGCGTGCCGCTCGCCGGCCGGACGCTGCTGATGACGCTGGTCCTCACCCCGCTGATGACCTATCTGGTGCTGCCCCGGATCACCCGGGCGCTGCACTGGTGGCTGCACGGCCAGCCGGCCCCCTGGCGGCGCTGA
- a CDS encoding GDSL-type esterase/lipase family protein → MPRRWIAALACLAALVALACDGSGSASPRPTESTRPGAPRALTALGDSVSTGFGSCLVLVSCERNSWSTGDSLRVESLYRRLRADTPTLRAYNRAVPGARAAGLADQARAAVRDKADLVTVLIGANDVCRGDVDAMTPVATFRDQVDAALTVLRKGRPKARVLVVSIPDLHRLWEIGHTDARAVRAWKRGVCPALLADATSTAPAAAARRARVKERIEAYDDQLRAACRGYGSRCRWDGGAVHRHRFSLDQVNALDWFHPNAAGQGRLAEVAWNASGWARD, encoded by the coding sequence ATGCCGCGACGGTGGATCGCCGCGCTCGCCTGCCTCGCCGCGCTCGTCGCGCTGGCCTGCGACGGCTCCGGCTCGGCGTCGCCCCGCCCCACCGAGTCGACCCGCCCGGGCGCGCCCCGGGCGCTGACCGCGCTCGGCGACTCGGTCAGCACCGGCTTCGGCTCCTGCCTCGTGCTGGTGAGCTGCGAGCGCAACTCCTGGTCGACCGGGGACAGCCTGCGGGTGGAGAGCCTCTACCGGCGGCTGCGCGCCGACACGCCGACGCTGCGCGCGTACAACCGGGCGGTGCCCGGGGCCCGCGCGGCCGGTCTCGCCGACCAGGCCCGGGCCGCGGTACGCGACAAGGCCGACCTGGTCACGGTGCTGATCGGGGCGAACGACGTCTGCCGGGGCGACGTCGACGCGATGACGCCGGTCGCCACGTTCCGCGATCAGGTCGACGCCGCGCTCACCGTGCTGCGCAAGGGCCGGCCGAAGGCCCGGGTGCTGGTGGTCAGCATTCCGGACCTGCACCGGCTCTGGGAGATCGGGCACACCGACGCACGCGCCGTGCGGGCCTGGAAGCGGGGCGTCTGCCCGGCGCTGCTGGCCGACGCCACGTCGACCGCGCCCGCCGCGGCGGCCCGCCGGGCCCGCGTCAAGGAACGCATCGAGGCGTACGACGACCAGCTCCGCGCCGCCTGCCGAGGATACGGGTCGCGCTGCCGCTGGGACGGCGGCGCGGTGCACCGGCACCGGTTCAGCCTGGACCAGGTGAACGCGCTGGACTGGTTCCACCCCAACGCGGCCGGTCAGGGCCGGCTGGCCGAGGTGGCCTGGAACGCGTCCGGCTGGGCGCGCGACTGA
- a CDS encoding EcsC family protein, translated as MTDPAPVDGEPTVPATPVPPVEAPEGPPATLWDRMREDPQYAPEHLALEAVRRLGPEAAQWAARERAQRPDAPPEQLADQAVRKFVNHARLSGAVSGAAGLPGAVIDVGVLAWTQARLVLHVAAAYGADPTSPDRATDLLVLQRVHKAAETARLALGVAAGRERAGALFGSSGDRALGRVMLQLGVRLARMAGVRAAKRMFAKVVPGAAIILGTWANSSATKELADRARALYRAAGPRQLPGPRRP; from the coding sequence GTGACCGACCCCGCCCCCGTCGACGGGGAACCCACCGTTCCCGCCACTCCGGTCCCACCGGTCGAGGCGCCCGAAGGCCCCCCGGCCACCCTGTGGGACCGGATGCGGGAGGACCCGCAGTACGCGCCGGAGCACCTCGCCCTGGAGGCGGTGCGCCGGCTCGGCCCGGAGGCCGCGCAGTGGGCGGCCCGGGAGCGGGCGCAGCGTCCGGACGCGCCGCCCGAGCAGTTGGCCGACCAGGCGGTCCGCAAGTTCGTCAACCACGCCCGCCTCTCCGGCGCGGTCTCCGGGGCGGCCGGGCTGCCCGGCGCGGTGATCGACGTGGGCGTGCTGGCCTGGACCCAGGCCCGGCTGGTGCTGCACGTGGCGGCCGCCTACGGCGCCGACCCGACGAGCCCCGACCGGGCCACCGACCTGCTGGTGCTCCAGCGGGTGCACAAGGCCGCCGAGACCGCCCGGCTGGCGCTGGGCGTGGCCGCCGGCCGGGAGCGGGCCGGCGCGCTGTTCGGCTCCTCCGGTGACCGGGCGCTGGGCCGGGTGATGCTCCAGCTCGGCGTGCGGCTGGCCCGGATGGCCGGGGTGCGCGCCGCCAAGCGGATGTTCGCCAAGGTCGTCCCCGGCGCCGCGATCATCCTCGGCACCTGGGCCAACTCCTCGGCCACCAAGGAACTGGCCGACCGGGCCCGCGCGCTCTACCGCGCCGCCGGCCCCCGGCAGCTTCCCGGCCCACGCCGGCCCTGA
- a CDS encoding peptidase M23 yields the protein MNRRTKLVVATGAACCLGLVGVSQVGFGAADRATRPAPAAEVAERAALDAASRSLARPSTAPTTPSAAPSPTATPKAKVKPKPKPKPKPRRIVPVAGLDRVQMDNAVKIVRAGKEMGVPRRGLVIAVATAMQESTLLNYASGVLPESQNYPHQAIGWDHDSVGLFQQRPSSGWGTIEELMDPEYATRAFLSALEEIPGWQDLPLSVAAQAVQISAFPDAYAQHEWNAGQVVAEILG from the coding sequence ATGAACCGCCGTACCAAGCTGGTGGTCGCCACCGGCGCGGCCTGCTGCCTCGGGCTGGTCGGCGTCAGCCAGGTCGGCTTCGGCGCGGCCGACCGCGCCACCCGGCCGGCGCCCGCGGCGGAGGTCGCCGAGCGGGCGGCGCTCGACGCCGCCTCGCGCAGCCTGGCCCGGCCGAGCACCGCCCCGACCACCCCCAGCGCCGCCCCGTCCCCGACCGCCACGCCGAAGGCGAAGGTCAAGCCCAAGCCGAAGCCCAAGCCGAAGCCCCGCCGGATCGTCCCGGTCGCCGGGTTGGACCGCGTCCAGATGGACAACGCGGTGAAGATCGTCCGGGCCGGCAAGGAGATGGGCGTGCCGCGCCGCGGGCTGGTCATCGCGGTGGCCACCGCGATGCAGGAGAGCACCCTGCTCAACTACGCCAGCGGCGTGCTGCCCGAGTCGCAGAACTACCCGCACCAGGCCATCGGCTGGGACCACGACTCGGTCGGGCTCTTCCAGCAGCGCCCGAGCAGCGGCTGGGGCACCATCGAGGAGCTGATGGACCCCGAGTACGCGACCAGGGCGTTCCTGTCCGCGCTGGAGGAGATCCCCGGCTGGCAGGACCTGCCGCTGTCGGTCGCCGCCCAGGCGGTGCAGATCTCGGCGTTCCCCGACGCGTACGCGCAGCACGAGTGGAACGCGGGCCAGGTGGTGGCCGAGATCCTCGGCTGA
- a CDS encoding proteasome assembly chaperone family protein: MLDPHELYELTDELPDLGQPVLIQALTGFVDAGSATRLAREQLLTSLDARTIARFDVDQMFDYRSRRPVMTFVEDHWAEYDAPELELHLLHDDDETPFLLLTGPEPDLQWERFVAAVAGLSTRLDVRLTVGLNSIPMAVPHTRPSGVTAHATRPELIAGHEPWLQKVQVPASVGHLLEYRLGELGRDALGFAAHVPHYVAQTEYPAAAEALLAAVSKGTGLLLPRDGLRAAAETIRVEIDRQVAQTEEAATLVRALEEQYDAFARGRGEKNLLAAETGPLPTADELGAELERFLAEQTHPGDTPER, from the coding sequence GTGCTCGACCCACACGAGCTCTACGAACTCACCGACGAGCTGCCCGACCTCGGCCAGCCGGTGCTGATCCAGGCGCTCACCGGCTTCGTCGACGCGGGCAGCGCCACCCGGCTGGCCCGGGAGCAGTTGCTCACCTCGCTGGACGCGCGGACGATCGCCCGGTTCGACGTCGACCAGATGTTCGACTACCGCTCCCGCCGGCCGGTGATGACCTTCGTCGAGGACCACTGGGCCGAGTACGACGCCCCGGAACTCGAACTGCACCTGCTGCACGACGACGACGAGACGCCGTTCCTCCTGCTCACCGGCCCCGAGCCGGACCTGCAGTGGGAACGCTTCGTGGCCGCCGTCGCCGGGCTGTCGACCCGCCTCGACGTCCGGCTCACCGTCGGGCTCAACTCCATCCCGATGGCCGTGCCGCACACCCGGCCCAGCGGCGTCACCGCGCACGCCACCCGGCCGGAGCTGATCGCCGGGCACGAGCCCTGGCTGCAGAAGGTGCAGGTGCCGGCCAGCGTCGGGCACCTGCTCGAATACCGGCTCGGCGAGCTGGGGCGCGACGCGCTTGGCTTCGCCGCGCACGTGCCGCACTACGTCGCCCAGACCGAATACCCGGCCGCCGCCGAGGCGCTGCTCGCCGCCGTGTCCAAGGGCACCGGCCTGCTGCTGCCGCGCGACGGCCTGCGTGCCGCGGCCGAGACGATCCGGGTGGAGATCGACCGCCAGGTGGCCCAGACCGAGGAGGCGGCCACGCTGGTCCGGGCGCTGGAGGAGCAGTACGACGCGTTCGCCCGCGGACGCGGCGAGAAGAACCTGCTCGCCGCCGAGACCGGCCCGCTGCCCACCGCCGACGAGCTGGGCGCCGAGCTGGAACGTTTCCTCGCCGAGCAGACCCACCCGGGCGACACCCCGGAGCGCTGA
- a CDS encoding exodeoxyribonuclease III, which produces MRLATWNVNSVKARLPRLLDWLAGTKPDVVCLQETKCPDGAFPVAEVGELGYEVASHSDGRWNGVAVLSRVGLADVTVGFPGEPGFPEPEARAIAATCDGVRVWSVYVPNGRAPDDPHYAYKLAWFAALRDALEPEVAAGRPLAVCGDFNVAPTDADVWDPALFATSTHVTPAERAALAALRDLGLADVVPTPMKGPHPYTYWDYRAGMFHQNKGMRIDLVYATAPFADAVRSAYVDREARKGKGPSDHAPIVVDADLVPAVEAL; this is translated from the coding sequence ATGCGCCTGGCGACCTGGAACGTCAACTCGGTGAAGGCCCGCCTGCCCCGGCTGCTCGACTGGCTGGCCGGCACGAAGCCGGACGTCGTCTGCCTGCAGGAGACGAAGTGCCCGGACGGGGCGTTCCCCGTCGCCGAGGTGGGTGAGCTGGGCTACGAGGTGGCCAGCCACAGCGACGGCCGGTGGAACGGCGTGGCCGTGCTGTCCCGGGTCGGGCTGGCCGACGTGACGGTCGGCTTCCCCGGCGAACCCGGCTTCCCCGAGCCCGAGGCCCGCGCCATCGCCGCCACCTGCGACGGGGTCCGGGTCTGGTCGGTGTACGTGCCGAACGGCCGCGCCCCCGACGACCCGCACTACGCCTACAAGCTGGCCTGGTTCGCCGCGCTGCGCGACGCGCTGGAACCGGAGGTGGCCGCCGGCCGCCCGCTCGCCGTCTGCGGCGACTTCAACGTGGCGCCGACCGACGCCGACGTCTGGGACCCGGCGCTGTTCGCCACCTCCACCCACGTCACGCCGGCCGAGCGGGCCGCCCTCGCCGCGCTGCGCGACCTCGGCCTGGCGGACGTGGTGCCCACCCCGATGAAGGGGCCGCACCCGTACACCTACTGGGACTACCGGGCCGGGATGTTCCACCAGAACAAGGGCATGCGGATCGACCTGGTGTACGCCACCGCGCCGTTCGCGGACGCGGTCCGCTCCGCGTACGTCGACCGGGAGGCCCGCAAGGGCAAGGGCCCCTCCGACCAC